The genomic segment TAAAAAAAGGAGGTACTTATTATGGCAGTAGAAAAAGCAATCGGATCCAGCAGTTTGGTCGAGGTCATCGACAGAATACTCGATAAGGGTGTTGTTGTCGACGCATGGGTAAGGGTTTCTCTGGTAGGCATTGAGATACTCGCAATCGAAGCGAGAGTGGTCGTGGCATCAGTCGAGACATACTTAAAGTATGCCGAAGCAATAGGCCTGACAGCAACAGCGGCTTAATGCTTAAAAGCGATTCTTGCCGAGTCATCCTTGCAAGCCCCCCCGTATTGGATTGAAAGCATGACCCGCCAAGAAGTCGTTTTTACCAGGAATCATTTTTTGAGGATGATATGAAAGAGACAACAAATAACATCACTAACCTTTATGAAACAGGCGTTGAAGATATTGTTCGCAATTTTCAGGACTCCCTTATTGACAATAGAGATGAAAGAGAAAAGGTCAAGATAGAGTTACGCGAAAGTCTTGCTAAAAATAAATCTTTGAGAAGAAAAGATTTTGATAGCATGATGAAGGAGATACTTTTAACCCAGGACGAGAAAGAAAACGAGGCAAGGCATCTATTAAATAGCTATCTCAATGAGCAGGAAGAAACAGTTAATACCCTTAAGTCACACCTCACGGAAGTCAGGGATGCTTTGGATAAAGGCGAAGCTATAAGGGTAAAAGAATATCAGGAGATGCTCCAGAGAATCCTTGATGAGCAGGAAGAACGAAAGACCGAGGTTGCCTCAAAATTAAAGGAATTTCAGCAAGAACAACAAAAAATGATTATGGGGCTCAAAGATCTTTTAGCCAGGGAAAGAGGGCTTCGGATAAAAGACCTTAAGTCATTGCTTAACGAGTTTAAGACCCAGCGTGAAGAAAGAATGATTAAGTATGGAGAGCGAATTGCCCGACGGGATGAAAGACGGA from the Pseudomonadota bacterium genome contains:
- the gvpA gene encoding gas vesicle structural protein GvpA (There are 14 genes on the gvp gene cluster in halophilic archaea. The product of gvpA is a structural component of gas vesicles, which provide buoyancy to cells and promote flotation. It has been reported that the products of gvpAO and gvpFGJKLM represent the minimal set required for gas vesicle formation in halophilic archaea.) encodes the protein MAVEKAIGSSSLVEVIDRILDKGVVVDAWVRVSLVGIEILAIEARVVVASVETYLKYAEAIGLTATAA